In Streptomyces sp. 71268, the DNA window CATCCCGAGCGTCTACGGGCCCTCTGAGAGGGGGCTCTGGGGAGCGCTGCGTGTGCCGACTCTGAGGGGTGGCGCCCGTCGGGCCGTCGTGGTGATGGCGGCGGCGCTGGCGTCGGCGTCGGGCCGCGAGATGGCGTGGTCCGTCGCGTTGTCGCCTCTGGTGTCGCTCCGGGGCGCGCCGGTTGTGCTGGGTTGCCGGGTGCCGCTCGCCGTGCGGCCCAGGTGGGGGCGAGGCGGGGCGGGCAGGTGAGGATGGCGTCGCGTAAGCCGCAATTGCCGCGCGGGTGGCCAAACTTGTGCCGGGTGCCGGGTGCCGGGTGCCGGGTGCGCGGCTCGCGGTGTGCTGGGCGGTGGCCGTGGCGGGTGAGCCGCGCGGTGGCGTGTGGGGCGCGCGGTGAGGCGGGGGGCGGTGGCGAGCGGGGTCGGGGGAGCCGGCCGGTGTGGGCAGTACCCTGCGCCGGGCGGCTGACGGCGCAGGGTACGGCGACTTCACGATGGCTTACCCGGTCGTCCCGCGAGCTCGCCGCGGAGGCGGCGCGTAGCGTACGTGGTGTCCACGTGTGATTTCCCCCTCCCTCTTCACCGGGAAACGGCCGGGTGCGGGATGCTGGCGATAACGTTCGTTCACACCTATGGCCAGTGACGGCAGTCGTGCGTGGCACGTGCTGGCCGCCTGCGGGAGCAGACGGCCAGGAATCCATAAAGGCATGGAGGCAGTGATGGGAGTGACCGGTCCGATCCGCGTGGTGGTGGCCAAGCCGGGGCTCGACGGCCATGATCGCGGGGCGAAGGTCATCGCGCGTGCGCTGCGGGACGCCGGTATGGAGGTCATCTACACCGGGCTGCACCAGACTCCGGAGCAGGTCGTGGACACCGCGATCCAGGAGGACGCCGACGCCATCGGCCTGTCCATCCTCTCCGGCGCGCACATGACGCTCTTCGCCAAGGTTCTTGAACTGCTGCGCGAGCGCGAGGCCGAGGACATCAAGGTGTTCGGCGGCGGCATCATCCCCGAGGCGGACATCGCCCCGCTGAAGGAACAGGGCGTGGCCGCGATCTTCACCCCCGGCGCCCCGACCACGGACGTCGTGGCATGGGTGCGCGCCAACGTGCGGCACCCCGCGGAGGCGTAACCCCCCCGCCCACCGGCCCCCGCGTCCATCGGCCCCGCCCCCGGCGGCGGCCGGTGGCCGGCAGCCGCTCGTCCGTCGCGTGCGGCATGGAGATGGAGTGGGGGCGTACGGGGGCAACCCCCGTAGGTGACGGCAGGGGCAGGGGCCCCGGCGTGCGCACGTACGCGGCCGTGAGGCTGACCGGCCGGCGCCGGGCGCGACCGCCCGCAGGGCGTTCGGTGCGGTCCGGCGCCGTGGACCAGCCTCCGGTCCCCCGTCACTGCCTAACGCTCGGTGGCCTTCGTCCCTCCCGTCCCCTCCGCATCTCCCGGGCCTGGTGCGACGGCCGGTTGGTCCGGCGTGGCGGCCAGTTCCGCCTGCATGGTGGCGCGTAGCCGCAACGTGCCGACCAGCCGTTGGAACGCCTCCGACCAGTAGCCGATCGCCCCCGGTGCGCCGTCGCGGGGTTCCTCCGCTATCGCGGTCAGCACCTCAAGCCGATCGGCCAGCGCCGGGTCGAGGCACCGCTCGGCAAGGCCCATCACCCCGCTGAAGCTCCAGGGGTAACTGCCCGCGTCGCGGGCGATGTCGAGGGCGTCCACCACCGCGCGGCCCAGCGGTTCGGCCCACGGCACCGTACAGACGCCGAGCAGCCGGAACGCGTCGGACAAGCCGTGCACCGCGATGAACTCCGCCACCCACGCGGCCCGCTCCGCCGCCGGCAGCACCGCCAACAACTTGGCCGGATCGCGCCAGGACGGGCCGGCGGCCGTCGGGGACAGGTGACCGCCGAGCGCCGCCTGCGCCGCGCGGGCGCCACCGGCGGGCGCGCCTCCCGGTCGAACGCCGGCGCCTCCCTGCCCGCCGCCCGGGTGCCCGCCGCCCTGGGGCGCGGGGGCGGGCGGGCCGGTGAGCGGCGCCGACGGGTCGGTCTCCGGGGTGTTGAGCAGGGCGCGGGCCCAGTCGGCGTTCCGCTGTCGCACGGCGGCACGGCCCCAGGCCGCGTGCAACTCGGCCTGCCAGTCGTCGGTGACCGGCAGGGCGAGGATCTGCGCGGGCGTGCGCCCGCCGAACCGCTCGAGCCAGGCGTCGAGCGGGGTCGCCTCCACCAACTGGCCCAACCACCAGGCGCGTTCTCCGCGCCCCGACGGCGGCTTGGCGATGACGCCGTCGCGCTCCATCTCGCTGTCGCAGCTCGCGGGCGGTGCCACGGCCAGTACGGGGTGGCCCGCGTCCTCGCGCAGGGTGACGCAGGCCGTCGAGCGGGCGGCCATCCGCGCGGCGAGCGCGGAGCCGGGTAGTGCCGCGAGCAGTTCGGCCGCGGTGGAGCGCACATTGCGGCTGCGGTCGGACAGGGCCTGCTCCACGAAGGGCTCGTCGGCCTGCGAGAGGCCCTCGCGCAACGAGTCGAGGAACATCAACCGGTCCTCGGCGCGCTCGGTGCCCCACGTGCTGGAGAGGAGGGCCAGCGCCGCGGCCGGGTCCCGGCGGCGCAGCGAGGCCAGCAACGCCACCCGCTCGGCGAACAGCCCCTCCTCCCAGACGCGCTGGGTCGCCGCCGCGTCCAGCGCGGCACCGGGGGCCGCGGGATCGGACGCGCCGGCTGGTGCGCCGCCGCGCAGGGCGAACTTCCAGTCCGGGTTGAGCCGCGCCAGCCACAGCGCTCGCGGGCCCGCGAGGGTGAGCGCGGCCGGGCGCAGGTCGGTGCGCGCGCGGGCCGCGTCGAGCAGGGCGGGGAGCAGGGCCGAGGGCGCCCGGTAGCCGTGTCGATTGGCGGCGGAGAGCCACTGCGGCAGCAGTTCCGCCAGGTCGGGTGCGGTCCGCGAGCCGCTGCCCCCGGAGCTGGCGCGCTCGGTGAGCAGCATGGCCAGCCGCACGCGGGCCGCGGGCGGCAGACCCGGCCGCGGGTCGGCGGGCGCCGGGGCGGGGCCGCGCCGCGCGGCGGCGGGACGCAGCCCCGCCCGGCGCCGCACGGTACTGATCGCGGCGGCTTCCAGGAGTGCCGCCGCGGGGTCCTGGCCCGGCCGCGCGGCCACCGGCGGCGTGCGCCGGTCGGTGCCGAGGAGCGCGGCGGCCAGCAGGTCGCCCCAGTCGGCCACGGGGCGTACGCCCTCGGGCGCCGGCGGGGCAGCCGAGGTGTCGGTCAACGTCACGGTGTGCCTCCAGGGAAGGTGGGGCGGCGGGTGCGGCAGGTCGGCCGGTCACCCGGTTCGGCAGTGGTTCGGCAGTGGTTCGGCGACGCGAGGTGCTGGCCGCGCGCCCGCCGGGGCGTCCGGTCGGTGCGTCGGTCCGTCGGCGCGCCGGGCGTCGGCGCGCGGGGCGGCTCTGGTGTGGTGTCGCCCGGGCGCGTCGGCCACGGCGGGCGGGCTGACGGGGTGGGAGTGGTGGCTGTGTGGCGTGGCCACGTACCGGTTGCGCGTGCGCCCGTAACGGGGCGCACGCCTAACGCGGCGCGCACGTGGTGAGGCGCCCGCGTGGCGAGGGTGTGGCGCGGTCCGTGGCGTCACGGTCCGGTGCGGCGGGCGCCGGAGGTGAGCGCGACCGGCGCGCCGTTCCAGGCGGTCAGCGGCACGAAGCCGCGGTGCCCGCACTCGCCGAAGACCGTGAGGGGGGCGCCGCCGGATATCGCGGTGAGCTGCCACAGGTTGCTCGTACAGCGCGGGTCGACGGGCAGGGCGAGTTCCCCGTCCGCGTCGGCGAGTTGCCAGCCGTCGTCGCCGGTCCGGGCCGCTGATCCGGTGGGGTCCGCCCCGCCGCCCCGCTGCCCGCCGCGCGGAGCGCCCGCGCCGGCGAGGGCCTCCAGGGTCGCCGCGTCCGGCACTGGGACGACCTGGGAGAGGACCACGGGCCAGGCGTCGAGCCAGGGGTCGTCCCGCAGCGCGGTGCCGTACGCGGCCAGGGCGGTGGCGACATCCACGCCGGGCGGGGCCTGCGCGGCTGCGTCGGCCGCGCGCGTGGCGCCGGCGTGCGCCGCGGAGTCCGGGTCCGCGCCGGCGGACCGGGCCGGGGCGACGGCAGCCGCCAGTTCGGGTTCCGACAGGGTGGCGGGGGCGGGTGTGCCGCCGCCGTTCGTCGTCCCGTAACGCCGGCCGATGGCGGCGCGCAAGGGGCGGGCGGCCGGGTAGTACGCGAGGTCCGCGTCGAGCACCAGGCCGACCGGGAGGGCCAGTTCGGGGGCGCGGCCGGCGGCGCCGAAGGAGAGCAGCAGGGCCATCCGGCCCGTGCGCTCGCCGCGCAGCCAGATCCGCCGGGTGGTCAGCTTGCCGTCGTCGCTGTCCTGCCGGCCGAGCACCAACCAGTCGTCGCGGACCGGCTCCGCCGTGGCCAGCAGCTCCGCCGTGTCCGTGGTCAGCCCGACCCGCGTGCGGGCCGTGGCGGCCAGCGGGGCGGGGAGGTCGGCCACGCGCTGGAATCCCTCGCTGAGCAGGTGCAGGAGAGCGCACTCCTCCAGCAGGCGAGACGGCCAGCCGGCCCCCGACGTGGTGATCGCCCCCAGTTCCCGCACCCGCGCCGCGAGGCCCGGGGCCTGGGCGTCGACCATGCGGGCGGCCGTCTCCTCCCACTGCGCGTATCCGGAGCGGTCCGCGCCGGCCAGGCCGTCCCGCACGAGGTCGGTCAGCCGCTGCTCCAACTCGGTCGCGCCCGCGGCGACGCGTCGCTCGCGCTGCTCGATCCGCTCCGCGCGGCGCCGCGCCGCCGCCCCGTCGTCACCGGCCCCGGCCGCCCCCTCGCCGTCGCCCGCCCCCCGCGCGCCGGCGTACGAGGCCGCCTCGCGCTCCGCGCGCTCGCGCCGGCCGGTCAGCCACTCCGCGGCCCACGGTGGCGCCTCGGCGTCGGGCATCGGCTCCCCGGTGGCCCAGAGCAACAGCAGGCCCAGCGCGTGCTTGCACGGAAACTTGCGGCTCGGGCAACTGCACCGGTACGCCGGGCCCGAGAGGTCGATCACGGTCTGGTACGGCTTGCTGCCGCTGCCCGAGCACAGCCCCCACAACGCCCCGTCGCGCACGCCGGTGCCCGACCACGGCGCGGGCGACGACAGCTTGCCGCCCGCCTTCTGTGACGCGGCGTCAGGAGCCAGCGCGAGCACCTGTTCCGCCGTCCATCGTTCCCCCTGCCAATTCATGTCCACGACGCTAGGCCACCCCACTGACAATCGCGCTGACCTGCTGTTTCCCCAGCCCGAGCGGGATTGTCAGAGGGGTGGTGCATGGTGGATGACGTCCCCGGCCGAAGCAGCCGGACGGGCAGGTGAAGAGGGGGATTTGTGACCGTGTCTGGAACCGCGAACACCGTGTCGGACACCGCGCGGGCCGCGTCGGAAGCCACCGCGACCGCCGACGCCGCACCGCAGAGCGAGGAGCGTCCGGAGGCGCTCCGACCGCACGCCGAGGACGCGTTCGCCGGGGAGTTGGCCGCCCTCGCCGCGGCCGACGACCGGCCGCGACCGACCAACTGGCGGCTCTCGCCCTGGGCCGTGGCCACGTACCTGCTGGGCGGCACCCTGCCGGACGGCACCGTGATCACTCCGAAGTACGTGGGACCGCGCCGCATCGTCGAGGTCGCCGTGACGACGCTGGCCACGGACCGGGCGCTGCTGCTGCTCGGCGTGCCGGGCACCGCCAAGACCTGGGTGTCGGAGCACCTGGCGGCGGCGGTGAGCGGCGACTCGACCCTGCTGGTGCAGGGCACGGCTGGCACCTCGGAGGAGGCCATCAGGTACGGCTGGAACTACGCCCAGCTCCTGGCCCACGGGCCGAGCCGGGACGCCCTGGTGCCCAGCCCGGTGATGCGGGCCATGGCCGACGGCATGACCGCGCGCGTGGAGGAGCTGACCCGCATCCCGGCCGACGTGCAGGACACGCTGATCACCGTCCTGTCGGAGAAGACGCTGCCCATCCCGGAGTTGGGCGCCGAGGTGCAGGCGGTGCGCGGGTTCAACCTGATCGCCACGGCCAACGACCGGGACCGGGGCGTCAACGAGCTGTCCAGCGCCCTGCGCCGCCGGTTCAACACCGTGGTGCTGCCGCTGCCCGCCACGCCCGAGGAGGAGGTCGAGATCGTCGCCCGCCGCGTCGACCAGCTCGGCACGTCGCTCGACCTGCCGTCCACGCCCGAGGCCATAGCGGAGATCAGGCGCGTGGTCACCGTCTTCCGCGAGCTGCGCTCCGGGATGACCAGCGACGGCCGGACCAAGCTCAAGTCGCCGTCGGGCACGTTGTCCACGGCCGAGGCGATCTCGGTGGTCACCGGTGGCCTGGCGCTGGCCGCGCACTTCGGCGACGGCGTGCTGCGCGCGGACGACGTGGCGGCGGGCATCCTGGGCGCCGTCGTCCGCGACCCGGCCGCCGACCGGGTGATCTGGCAGGAGTACGTGGAGACGGTCGTGCGCGAGCGCGACGGCTGGAAGGACTTCTACCGCGCCTGCCGCGAGGTGAGCGCGTGACGCACGCGCACGAGCGGGGAGCGTCCGCGTCCGACGCGGCGCGGGCGCTCCCCGAGACGGCCGGTGGGCGTGGGGGCGCGCGCACCGGCCCGGGCGCCGGGGTCGATACGGGGGCCGGCGGCCCAGCACGAGGCACGCGGTTGAGCGCGCGTGCCGGCACGGATGCAGGTTCGAGTGCGCCGTCGGGCGCGGTCGCGGCGCGGGCCGCGACCGCCCCCGGGGCGCCGTTCACGGCCGCGGGGGTGGCGATGTTCCGGCAGGGATCGGTTACGTGCGAGGAGAACGGGGTGGACGTTTCGTGGGGGAGCGCGGCGGAGGTCTCCGCCGACGCGGGAGTCGTCGCCGTAGCGGACGAGGCCGACGGCGGACCGTCCGCGGGGGAGGCACGGGCCCTGGCGCGGGCGGCCAGGGCGATCGGTGAGCGGACCGCGCGACCGGCCGGGCCGACCGCCGCGACCGACGGCGGCACGGGACCGCTGCTCCTCGGCGTCCGGCACCACGGGCCGGGCTCGGCCCGCGCCGTGCTGGCCGCGCTGGAGCGGTGCGCGCCGAAGGCCGTGCTGATCGAGGGCCCGCCGGAGGGGGACGCGCTGCTGCCGCTGGCCGCCGACCCGCGGATGCGGCCCCCGGTCGCGCTGCTCGCGCACGTGGCGAACGAGCCGGGTCGGGCGGCGTTCTGGCCGCTCGCGGAGTTCTCGCCGGAGTGGGTGGCGATCCGCTGGGCCCTGCGGCACGACGTTCCGGTGCGCTTCATCGACCTGCCGGCGGCGCACACGCTGGCGCTCACCGGCGCGGGCGGGGAGGCCGGCGCCGACGCGCCGGGACGCGGGGGTCCCGACGCGGCGGTCGACGGTGACACCCCGGAAGATGCGGGCGACGCCCCGCGGGCCGGCGGCGCGCCGGTGCGGGTCGACCCGCTGGCGGCGCTCGCGGCAGCGGCGGGGTACGACGACCCCGAGCGATGGTGGGAGGACGTCGTCGAGCACCGGGGCGAGGCCGCGCCGGACGACGAGACCGACCGCCTCGTCGGGCCGGCGCGCGCGCTCGCCCAGGACGACGGGCCTGACGGGCACGCGACCGCCCGGGCCCGGGCGCTGGCCCCGTTCGCGGCCATCGGCGAGGCCATGGCCGTCCTGCGCGCCGAGCACGAACCCGCCGGACCGGACGGGTCCGCCGCGCAGGGCGGACCCGACAGCCGAGGCGAGCCCGATGACCGGGACGGCCGGGGCGACGAGGGCGGCCCGGGCAGCGCGGACGGCCCGGACCGGGACGCGGTGCGCGAGGCGCACATGCGGCTGCGGCTGCGCGAGGCGCGGCGCGAGTTCGGTGACGACGTCGCGGTCGTCTGCGGCGCCTGGCACGTGCCGGCGCTGACCACCAAGACGACCGTGGCCGCCGACCGCGGGCTGCTGCGCGGCCTGCCGAAGGCCAAGGTGGAGCTGAGCTGGGTGCCGTGGACCCACCGCAGGCTGTCCCGCGCCAGCGGGTACGGCGCGGGCATCACCTCGCCGGGCTGGTACGGGCACCTGTTCGGCGCGCCGGACCGCCCCGTGGAGCGCTGGCTGACGAAGGTCGCGGGGCTGCTGCGGGAGGAGGACTACCCCGTGTCGACGGCGCACGTCATCGAGGCCGTACGGCTCGCGGACACCCTCGCCGTCCTGCGGGGCCGCCCGCTGGCGGGGCTCACCGAGACCACCGACGCCATCCGGTCGGTGCTCTGCGAGGGGTCGGACGTGCCGCTGTCCCTGGTCCGCGAGCGCCTGGTGGTCGGCGACGACATCGGCGAGGTCCCCGACACGGCCCCCGCGACGCCGTTGCAGCGCGACCTGGCCCGGGCCCAGCGCGCCCTGCGCCTGAAGCCGACCGCGACCGACCGCGAGATGGAGCTCGACCTGCGGAAGGAGACCGACGCGGAGCGCAGCGCGCTGCTGCACCGGTTGGGGCTGCTCGGCATCGCGTGGGGCGTGCCGGCGCGCAACGTCCGCGCCAACGCGGGCACGTTCCGCGAGACATGGCGACTGCGGTGGGAGCCCGAACTGGCGGTACGGGTCGCCGAGGCCGGTGTCTGGGGAACCACGGTGCGCTCGGCCGCGACCGCGCGGGCGGCGGCCCTGGCCGTCGACGCGGAGGGGCTGGCCGACGTCACCGAACTGGCCGAGCGCTGCCTGCTCGCCGGGCTCCCCGACGCGCTCCCGGTCGTGATGCGGGTGCTCGCGGACCGGGCCGCGCTCGCCGCCGACGTGGGCCACCTCGCCCAGGCCCTGCCCGCGCTGGTGCGTTCCGTGCGCTATGGCGACGTGCGGGGCACGGACGCGGCGGCGCTCGGCGAGGTCGCCGTCGGCCTCGCCGAACGGGTCTGCGTCGGCCTGCCACCCGCCTGCGTGGGCCTGGACGCGGACGGCGCCGAGGAGATGCGCGGCCACCTGGACGCGGCCCACCGGGCCATCGGCCTGCTGGCCGAGACCCGCGCTCCGGCTGCCGGGCCCGCCGCCCCCGCGACTTCGGGCACCCCACGGCCCGCCGGCCCCGTCGCCGTCACCGACGACGACAACCACGCCGACGCCGCCCCCGGCCCGGCCGGCGACGAGAGCCCGCGGGCAACCGCCGACTCCGCAGGCACCGCGGCTCCGGGTACCCCACGGTCCACCGACCGCGTCGCCGTCGCCGACGATGACCACCACCCCGACGCCGCGCCCGGCTCGGCCGGGGACGACTGCCCACGAGCGGCCGCCGCCCCAGCCGTCCCCGCCACCCGCAGCGAACCGGGCCTGCGCACCCGCTGGACCGCCGTGCTGCGCGTGCTGGCGGAACGGGATGGCACGCCCGGCCTCATCCGGGGCCGGGCCGCCCGACTCCTGCTCGACGACAGCCAGTTGGCCGACGGCGAGGCCGCCCGACTGATGGGTCTCGCCCTGTCGCCCGGCACGCCACCGGTCGCGGCAGCCGCCTGGATCGAGGGGTTCGTCGGTGGGGGAGCGGGCGGCGGCATGCTCCTCGTCCACGACGAACGGCTGCTCGGCCTGGTGGACGACTGGCTGTGCGGCGTGGCACCCGAGGCGTTCACCGACGTCCTGCCGCTGCTGCGGCGCACCTTCTCCACGTACGAGGAGGGGGTGCGCCGCACGCTCGGCGAACTCGTGCGCCGCGGCCCCGGCGGCGCACGCGCCGGTACCACCGCCGCCGCCCCGGCCGCGGGCTTCGGCCCGGACACCGACCTCGAGCGGGCGCGCGCCGTGCTGCCGACGCTGTGGGCCCTCCTCGGGATCGACGGCCCGGCCCCGGCGGGGCCACACCCCGCACCGGTGGCGGCGACAGCGGCCGATCCGCAGGCCGCGCCCGGGAAACAGGCCGTGACGGGCGAACAGGTCGCCCCCCGGGAACAGGCCACGACCGGACAGCGGGCTACGGCCGAGACCGGGGAACCGGCCGGGGCGGCGGCCACGGCCGTTGCCTCGGCCGGGGCGCACGCGGCGTGCCGGCCCGCCGCCGGCCCGGCCGTGGCCGCGGCGACCACCGGGGGTGGAAGCGTCCGGGCCGAGGCGCCCGAGCGGGACGGCGACGCCGGCGCACCGGCGTCGCGCGTACCGGACGCCGAACGGCTGCGCCGGTGGCGCCTGGTGCTCGGCGGCGGCGATGGCGCCGACGGCACGGGCTGCGCGCTCGACGGACGGGACGCCGCGATGGACCGGACGTTGGAGGCGCTGTACGGGGCGAGCGGGGCCGGCGGGGCGAGCGGGCGCGGCAAGGGCGGCACGGCGGGGGGCCAGCGCTCCGCGGGGCTCGGCGACTCGGCGCCGCGCGTGGCCCGTTGGCTCGGCGACATCCGTACGTACTTCCCCACCTCCGTGGTGCAGGTCATGCAGCGCGACGCGATCGACCGGCTGGGCCTGTCCACGCTGCTCCTGGAGCCGGAGATGCTGGCGGCGGTGGAGGCCGACGTGCACCTGGTGGGCACGTTGCTCTCGCTCAACGAGGCGATGCCGGAGACGACCAAGGAAACCGCGCGGGCCGTGGTGCGCAAGGTGGTGGAGGACCTGGAGAAGCGACTGTCCAGCCGCACGCGCGCCACGCTGAACGGCGCGCTCGACCGCTCCGCGCGGGTGAGCCGCCCCCGCCACCAGGACATCGACTGGAACCGCACGATCCGCGCCAACCTCGGGAACTACCTGCCCGAGTACCGCACGGTGATCCCCGAGCGGCTGATCGGGTACGGGCGGGCCGCGCGCGGGGTGAAGAAGGACGTCATCCTCTGCATCGACCAGTCGGGGTCGATGGCGGCCTCCGTCGTCTATGCCTCGGTGTTCGGCGCCGTGCTGGCCTCGATGCGCTCGCTCGCCACCCGCCTCGTCGTCTTCGACACGGCGGTCGTGGACCTCACGGACGAACTCGACGACCCGGTGGACGTGCTCTTCGGCACGCAACTGGGCGGCGGCACGGACATCAACCGCGCGCTGGCGTACTGCCAGTCGCAGATCACCCGGCCAGCCGACACCGTCGTCGTGTTGATCAGCGACCTGTACGAGGGCGGCATACGCGACGAGATGCTCGGGCGGGTGGCCGCGATGAAGGCGTCGGGCGTGCAGTTCGTGACGCTGTTGGCGCTGTCCGACGAGGGCGCGCCGTCGTATGACCGGGAGCACGCGGGGGCGCTCGCGGCGCTGGGCGCGCCGGCCTTCGCCTGCACGCCCGACCTGTTCCCCGACGTGATGGCAGCGGCTATCGAGCGACGTCAACTGCCCATACCAGATGGGGAGTCACATCGATAAGCCGACGACCGAGGGCTTGCGCGGCCCCCTGTGCAGCGTGCAAGGATCGCCCCGCACCGAGACGTTCACTGCCTCGTCCGCCGCATGGCCCGTATCCCGTAGTCCGCTGTTCTCCCTTCTCATCCCTCTCCCTTCGCACGCCTCTTCCTCATCCCTCGCGTGCACCGCGCTTCCCGGTCCGTCTCGCGCACGCGTCCGCTCCGCCCCGTGGCGGTCGGGTGGCGCCGGGGCGTACGGAGCGCGAGAGCCGGGAGGTCCCGCCGGGCCCGGCCGGGAACGGGACGGGGTGTCGGCGGGCCCCGGGGAGGTCGGGCCCGGGGACGCTGCGGCCGGGGACGGTGGGCGGCGGGCCGCGCGGCGAGCGGGTTCGTACTCGGTGGCGGCACTCCCACGGCGGAGCGCGGCGGCCGCGCCGACCAGGCGGCCTCGGCCGCGCCGGGCGCTCCGCCCCCAAGCCGCCGGAGAGCCGGGCTCCGCCAGGCCCGGCTCTCCGGCACCCCCCACCGCCCGCCGCGGGGAGCCCCGGCGGGCGCCGGACCGCACGCCCACCGCGAGCGAGCCCGTCCCGAGCCGGCGCGCGTCGCACGGGGACGGTCGCCGCGCGGCACCACCCGCCCCCGCCGCGCGCCCTCACGGCGTACGAGTCCCCCCGTACGAGCCTGCCGCCGCTGCTGCCCGGCCGGCCGTGGGCGCGCTCCGCCGCCCGGGCGCACTCCGCCACCCACCGGAGGCGGCGCTACGGATGCGGCGCTACCGAGGAGGCACGAGCGAGAGAGGGCGAGGGGCTACCGGGAGGCGTGGCGGGGGCGGTCCGGGCGGGACGAGCCGACGGGGTGGAGGCCCGGGAGGGAAGGGTTTCGACGGCGTGAACGGCCCGCGCCTGGCATGCGAAGGTCATCGGGCGACTCGGGTCCCACATCGGCCGAGCGGGTGATCCACTGTGGTGCTCAGCCACCATTGCGTAGCGATCTGTGACTGTTATCACCGCCCAAGTGTGATCTGTGATTTAGGGAGCCCCGGCATGCGGGGATAACCTGCCAGGCGGACATGCCGCGTACCCGGCTGACGCGTACAACCTCGAAGCCACCCTGTAGCGACCTTGGTGACCGCGTCGTCACGCTGCCCTTCGCGGCACGCCCGCGCAGACAAGAACCGCGATCACTCAGACCGCCGGTGTAGTTGAGAAGCAAAGGGACGGACGCGCGTGGACCTGTTCGAGTACCAGGCGAGGGACCTCTTCGCCAAGCACGGTGTACCGGTGCTGGCCGGTGAAGTCATCGACACGCCTGAGGCGGCGCGCGAGGTGACCGAGCGTCTCGGCGGCCGGGCGGTCGTCAAGGCGCAGGTGAAGGTGGGTGGCCGCGGTAAGGCCGGTGGCGTGAAGCTCGCCGCCGACCCGGCCGACGCGGTCGAGAAGGCCAACCAGATCCTGGGCATGGACATCAAGGGCCACACGGTCCACAAGGTCATGCTGGCCGAGACCGCGGACATCGCGGAGGAGTACTACGTCTCCTTCCTTCTCGACCGCACCAACCGCACCTTCCTCGCCATGGCCTCCGTCGAGGGCGGCGTGGAGATCGAGGTCGTCGCGGAGCAGAACCCCGAGGCGCTCGCCAAGATCGCGGTGGACGCCATCGAGGGCGTGACCGACGAGAAGGCTCGCGAGATCGTCGCCGCGGCGAAGTTCCCGGCCGAGATCGCCGACCAGGTGGCCGAGGTCCTGA includes these proteins:
- a CDS encoding DUF5682 family protein yields the protein MLLGVRHHGPGSARAVLAALERCAPKAVLIEGPPEGDALLPLAADPRMRPPVALLAHVANEPGRAAFWPLAEFSPEWVAIRWALRHDVPVRFIDLPAAHTLALTGAGGEAGADAPGRGGPDAAVDGDTPEDAGDAPRAGGAPVRVDPLAALAAAAGYDDPERWWEDVVEHRGEAAPDDETDRLVGPARALAQDDGPDGHATARARALAPFAAIGEAMAVLRAEHEPAGPDGSAAQGGPDSRGEPDDRDGRGDEGGPGSADGPDRDAVREAHMRLRLREARREFGDDVAVVCGAWHVPALTTKTTVAADRGLLRGLPKAKVELSWVPWTHRRLSRASGYGAGITSPGWYGHLFGAPDRPVERWLTKVAGLLREEDYPVSTAHVIEAVRLADTLAVLRGRPLAGLTETTDAIRSVLCEGSDVPLSLVRERLVVGDDIGEVPDTAPATPLQRDLARAQRALRLKPTATDREMELDLRKETDAERSALLHRLGLLGIAWGVPARNVRANAGTFRETWRLRWEPELAVRVAEAGVWGTTVRSAATARAAALAVDAEGLADVTELAERCLLAGLPDALPVVMRVLADRAALAADVGHLAQALPALVRSVRYGDVRGTDAAALGEVAVGLAERVCVGLPPACVGLDADGAEEMRGHLDAAHRAIGLLAETRAPAAGPAAPATSGTPRPAGPVAVTDDDNHADAAPGPAGDESPRATADSAGTAAPGTPRSTDRVAVADDDHHPDAAPGSAGDDCPRAAAAPAVPATRSEPGLRTRWTAVLRVLAERDGTPGLIRGRAARLLLDDSQLADGEAARLMGLALSPGTPPVAAAAWIEGFVGGGAGGGMLLVHDERLLGLVDDWLCGVAPEAFTDVLPLLRRTFSTYEEGVRRTLGELVRRGPGGARAGTTAAAPAAGFGPDTDLERARAVLPTLWALLGIDGPAPAGPHPAPVAATAADPQAAPGKQAVTGEQVAPREQATTGQRATAETGEPAGAAATAVASAGAHAACRPAAGPAVAAATTGGGSVRAEAPERDGDAGAPASRVPDAERLRRWRLVLGGGDGADGTGCALDGRDAAMDRTLEALYGASGAGGASGRGKGGTAGGQRSAGLGDSAPRVARWLGDIRTYFPTSVVQVMQRDAIDRLGLSTLLLEPEMLAAVEADVHLVGTLLSLNEAMPETTKETARAVVRKVVEDLEKRLSSRTRATLNGALDRSARVSRPRHQDIDWNRTIRANLGNYLPEYRTVIPERLIGYGRAARGVKKDVILCIDQSGSMAASVVYASVFGAVLASMRSLATRLVVFDTAVVDLTDELDDPVDVLFGTQLGGGTDINRALAYCQSQITRPADTVVVLISDLYEGGIRDEMLGRVAAMKASGVQFVTLLALSDEGAPSYDREHAGALAALGAPAFACTPDLFPDVMAAAIERRQLPIPDGESHR